Proteins from a single region of Streptomyces spectabilis:
- a CDS encoding NUDIX domain-containing protein: MDATATTLAASAGAIIADEHGDVLMVKPLYTAYWNLPGGHVEGGEDPSAACAREIRAELGLDVTVGDLLVVAWVDSGGPMPRVCYIFDGGEVDAAQRRALTRSEDGDVCYRFAPPERIDASMVSPFVKPMWEAALTARTEKRLVCLEVEV, from the coding sequence ATGGATGCTACTGCTACGACCCTGGCCGCATCGGCCGGGGCGATCATCGCCGATGAGCACGGTGATGTGCTGATGGTGAAGCCGTTGTACACGGCGTACTGGAATCTGCCCGGGGGGCATGTCGAGGGAGGGGAGGATCCGAGCGCCGCGTGCGCTCGCGAGATCCGCGCGGAGCTGGGCCTGGACGTGACGGTGGGTGACCTGCTCGTGGTCGCCTGGGTCGACTCCGGCGGTCCCATGCCCCGCGTCTGCTACATCTTCGACGGGGGTGAGGTGGACGCCGCACAACGGCGCGCCCTCACCCGGAGCGAGGACGGGGACGTGTGCTACCGCTTCGCCCCGCCCGAGCGCATCGACGCGTCGATGGTCTCGCCGTTCGTCAAACCCATGTGGGAGGCCGCACTGACCGCCCGCACGGAGAAGCGACTGGTCTGCCTCGAAGTCGAGGTGTGA
- a CDS encoding helix-turn-helix transcriptional regulator translates to MNAADHQAAPGHVIARLLDDVDAYAARLGTTRGRLLDLTLVSRATGIEPDRVRALLNGEPPEDEPREKYAREAFRKALFQQRLRFLQRTRLKETPAGREPYGLREISRATGISAQHVSNLLNGERGANHDHAARLELFFRVPEGFCSRTEGAALVAYLRRMVHEDLPKLATHAVLQELGARSVALRSTADGAQIDTLRDLLPALDELVRAIQARRSGESPGADGGSA, encoded by the coding sequence GTGAACGCAGCCGACCACCAAGCGGCGCCCGGACACGTGATCGCCCGTCTCCTCGACGACGTCGACGCCTACGCCGCGCGCCTGGGGACCACGCGCGGGCGGCTGCTGGATCTCACGCTCGTCTCCCGCGCGACGGGGATCGAACCCGACCGTGTGCGCGCCCTGTTGAACGGCGAGCCCCCCGAGGACGAACCGCGCGAGAAGTACGCGCGCGAGGCGTTCCGGAAGGCACTCTTCCAGCAGCGGCTGCGCTTCCTCCAGCGGACCAGGCTGAAGGAGACACCGGCGGGCAGGGAGCCGTACGGCCTCAGGGAGATCTCGCGCGCGACCGGCATCTCCGCCCAGCACGTGTCGAACCTCCTGAACGGCGAGCGCGGCGCGAACCACGACCACGCCGCCCGCCTCGAACTGTTCTTCCGGGTGCCGGAGGGCTTCTGCTCCCGCACCGAAGGCGCCGCCCTTGTCGCCTATTTACGGCGCATGGTGCACGAGGACCTGCCCAAGCTGGCGACGCACGCCGTGCTCCAGGAGCTGGGCGCCCGCTCCGTGGCCCTGCGCAGCACGGCGGACGGTGCCCAGATCGACACGCTGCGCGACCTGTTGCCCGCCCTGGACGAACTGGTCAGGGCGATCCAGGCCCGCAGGTCCGGCGAGAGTCCCGGCGCGGACGGCGGGTCCGCTTAG